A region of the Spirochaetota bacterium genome:
CAAGATGGTTTAATGATGACGATACAATAGATTATTTCAAAATCTATGAATATGATGAGGATGGACTACTTGCAAAGGATATTATTTTCACTAATTCCGGAGATGATGGAGAATGGCTCACTACCGACGACAGCGCAAATTCTTACTGCGCCTACACTTATGATGAGGGCTCGCTCATAAAGATGACGACATTTGGCAGCGATGACAGCGTTGATCATTACTTCATGTATGATTATAATGATGAAGGCCTTCTGTCTATAAAGACAAGGCATAATAGCGATGATACGATTAATTGTTATTATACCTTCTCCTATAACGCCGAAAGTCAAAAAGAGAGGCAGGCGCTCTATAACAGCGATGACGCTATACAACATCATATTACTTATGGATATAACGCAGGGGGGAATTTGGTAACTGAAGTGAAATACAATGGCCCGGGCGGCGATGGAGAGTGGCTTACAGGGGGCGATGACGTTGTTGAGAATTATTCCGCATATGAATATAACGGCGACAATATGATCGAAAGGGTGATATCATACAACGGATATGGGGATGATGAGACATGGTTTTCGGACGATGACGCAGTGGATCATTATTTCGGGTATTCATACATTAATGTTGATCATTATTATACCTATGAATATGACGCTGAGGGCAACAGGATTAGAGAGGCGAGATATCTTGAATACGGCACAGACACGATGGATTATTACTTCACTAACGAATATGAGGGAAACGATCTAACGATAAGGGAAAAGCGAAATATTGATGGTTCGCTTGATTATTACTATGCATATGAATATGACTCAGAAGGCAGAAGGACAAGAGAGGAGAAGCGGGGCAGCAACAATGCAATGGACTACTATTATCTCTATTCATATGATGGGGACAGGTTGACGAAAAAGGAGAAGCGCGGCGGGGCAGGGGAGGGGGCATTGGATTATTTTTGTGAATACGATTACACCGTTGATGGCAAGATAACTAGGGAATCGACTTTCATAAATCCCGGGCCCAACACAAGAACAATCAGATGGAATATCACTATTAGAGCGGGAATTGAGGATGGCGGGTATTTTACTATCACAGGCGTTAATTATGATGTTGACGGCCTCCGTTTAGGGGATGTAATTGAGGGCGATCCTGATGATTCCGATTTTCTTGTCCGATGCCTTGAAAAGGCGAGAGGCGTTATCAATAATTGCGAGATATCCGAAACCGGGATCACAGTGCATGGAGGGATTGGCGGGTATTGTGAAATTTCGGCTATTATAGATATAGACTTTGTGACAAGATTGACCATTGCCTTTGATTTTAATGATTATAACGACGGCGCCGGAATTTTCAATGGTGTTATTACAAAATATCTGGAGGCCCATATTGAATACGACGGATCTTTCGATTCTTCAGCCTTTGACGATTCATATTTTGACGGCACCTTTGTGGGCGAACTGACAGTCACAGACACCAATCCTTCATGGTCTGAAGAGGATTTTACACAGGATTCTTATGTGATCTATGAATATAGCAGCGCCAACGGTGAGCTTGAGAGGCAGATAAAATACAAAGATCCCGGAATGGATGGATCATGGGGGGATGACTCTGACAACTGCATTGAATATTATATAGCTTATGAATACAATGAAGATGATGATCTGGAATTAGAAACAGTATACAACGATCCTGGAGATGATGGGGAATGGTTTGCCGGTGATGATGATGTTATTGAAAGTTATTATACATACACATACGAGAGCGATAACCTTGCAAGAAGAACTATGTACAGGGAATACGGAACCTGCATTACCCTTTACAACGGCCCCGGCGATGACGATGAGTGGTTTATCGGGAATGATGATAGTGTTGATTATTCCACATTTGAATTCGAATATGAGGACTAGCCCGCTAGGGAGTTTATTCAAAATGCCTAGGCTTCCCTCTGGGGTTTACCCCAATATTCCGAACCGTTCTCTCTGATATTCCCCCCCTCAGATAACATGGGCATGACTAGTTATTGGATAGTGAAAAAGGACTCATCAAATTCCGCTCTCCCCTCATAGCTTCGCATAAAGAGCCCGGGGATTTTACCCACATCCTCTATATAGGAGGGATCAATGGGAATGTTTGCCCTATGAAAAGCCTCTATGATCTGCCTTCTCGATGGCGGGCACCCCTTGATGGGAATCATTTCGTTTATATCGGGATGATCCTTGTTGGCCTGGCACATGCACTTGCCCAGCAAAATTGTCTTTCTCATCCCTGGTGTGGGCTTCATCATCTTTCCGGTTAGCACCTCCACATCCTTCCACGGATCGCCCTTCCAGCTCTTGGCAATTGCGCTAAGGATGGGGCCATTCAAAAATGAACAGTATGTGCAAAGGCTGAGATCATACTTGCGATAGGAGAGGCCCTTGATGCCCATCTTTTTCATTGGAAGGGGAAGCGTCTCATCCTCTGTATAGGGAAAAAGATATTCATGACGCGAGGCTACTGATTCGAGAGATTCTCCAACAATATTAATATCTGAGAGGTCCGGAGGTCTTTTGCAGCCCTCAGCCACAGCATGGATATGGGGCACCTCTAATGGACTATACCCCAGAACACCGGCGCCGACCATGTCCGCTGAAAGCATGTCAGTTGAGGCTGCCAGGATGTCGCTCCTCCTCGCCCTTCCGTCAAAGATAGGGCCGCGTTCAATGGTGTAGATCCCATCCAGAAGGGTGAGACCTGGCGGAAGCGCCTTGGGGAGCTTTGATATCATATAATTAAGATTACCTTCAGGATCAGCGCTATGGCATTTTTTTCGTGAGTTTATATCCAGCAGGCCTTTAATATTCTTGATGCCAAGACTTACCACGGTCTGTGCGTGGGTTTTAAGCACAGGTATGTTAATGACAAAATCGCTTTCGAGTATGTCCGAATTAAGATTCAGCTCAACACCTCCCCCAAGATCAACTTTTGTAAAGGGCCTGGTGTGGACATTGATGCACTTGATCCCATAACGCCTAGAAAGACAATTGTAACCAAGCTTTTCAAAGGCATCATCATGCGTCTTCTTATCTTTTGGATCATGGGTGACCATGCCTTCACCTATCGTAATGTTTGAAAATCCTCGTTCCTTTAAGAGGGTTGCAATATCTTCTATAACACGGGATGTTGTGATGACGCCCCATTTGGGAAAGGGCGCGGAACGAGTCCAGAAGACCACGTTAGGTTTAATAAATATCTTCGCATTGGCCCGGATGTTATCAAGACCCTGACATAGGTCTACAGCTCTCCTAACCGACTCCAATGGTTCAGCATAACGCACAATGGAAACAATCCTTTTGTATGATCCATTATTCATATTGTATTTATCCTTATAAGCTTGGTCTTTTCATGGGATTTCTGCATTGACAAGCATTTCTGGCTGGTGTTTGCAAAAAAATTCTTTACCTATATTCTATATTAAATAAAACTTGAGTCAAGTAGAGTAAATAACAAAATAGATGAATATTCAATTCTTGTAAAAACTATAAGCCCAAACAATCATCATTCTATAGCAAGGGGCGGTAAAATGATCAAAAACGAATATTATAATCTTTCTGTCTCTTCACCAAGATGCACAATGGATGATAATTCACCATGGGCAATAGATTTCAGGTTGTATGAGGATATTTCGCATCTTTTCCCATACATAAATTCAATAGCGCCGGATTCCAGATACTTCACCAATCCGCATTATATCAGATTTTCGCTTGACGGGAAAAACTGCGTGCTTTATCCCAGATCTGTCATCATCACACCCCTTGAAGATCGCGTTCAGGCGCGGCAATTTATTGATCGGTTTTTTTCATTTATCAATGATATTGAAGCGAGGATGAATTTTGTTGAGCCTGATGATTCGGTGTTTACACAAGCGCCTGTAATTGAAATCTACAAAAAGCTTCCAGGTACCAACTGCGGGGACTGCGGCTACAAGACCTGTATGGCTTTTGCCTGTGCGGTAGGCGCTGGAGAGATCGAGCTTGCATGCTGCAAAGCGCCTGCATCCCTATGACAATGGAAAAACCTAATCAATTATTAAAGAGAACCGCAGGCCTCCCTTTCTGGGCTCTATTACCAGGGCGTCTGCTATAGAAACAACATTTATCGGCTGAGGTTGAAGGGTTGCTGGAAGGACTCCCCCCTTGGGCCTGATCTGTCATATGTAAACCTAATCAGCAAGCCCTGTCTCACTTCCCTCTTCATAGGGAGGTGGACGGTTCGACTCCGCTCACCATGACTCGACTCCATGTAGGGGCGATTCGCCAATCGCCCCTACGGCTACTCCGGTTCCACCTTCATAAGGAAGTCGAATGCTGCTTTTCCCTCTCAACTCTACTCTTGCAACATACAAACAATTAATATAAAAAAACGAGAATATACCTCGTTTCTTGTGTGAAATCATGTCTTGTCAGTGATGAATTATACTATTGTTGAATTTATGTTTCTTCTTTTTTCCCCTTGCCTGACCAATAAATAAACAAACCAGCAATAACAGCAATTTCTGCTATTAAAGTGATCACTATTCCTTCATTTTTTGATATATAATATAAATAAATTGTAGAAAAAAGAAGAATAATTATAATTGCAAATGCAAAACATAATCCTAATACACGCAAATAACGTTCGTTTTTCATTAGTTCAAAATTAAAATTATGACGATGATCTTGTTCTTTCTCGGTTAGCTTTATTAT
Encoded here:
- a CDS encoding DUF362 domain-containing protein; amino-acid sequence: MNNGSYKRIVSIVRYAEPLESVRRAVDLCQGLDNIRANAKIFIKPNVVFWTRSAPFPKWGVITTSRVIEDIATLLKERGFSNITIGEGMVTHDPKDKKTHDDAFEKLGYNCLSRRYGIKCINVHTRPFTKVDLGGGVELNLNSDILESDFVINIPVLKTHAQTVVSLGIKNIKGLLDINSRKKCHSADPEGNLNYMISKLPKALPPGLTLLDGIYTIERGPIFDGRARRSDILAASTDMLSADMVGAGVLGYSPLEVPHIHAVAEGCKRPPDLSDINIVGESLESVASRHEYLFPYTEDETLPLPMKKMGIKGLSYRKYDLSLCTYCSFLNGPILSAIAKSWKGDPWKDVEVLTGKMMKPTPGMRKTILLGKCMCQANKDHPDINEMIPIKGCPPSRRQIIEAFHRANIPIDPSYIEDVGKIPGLFMRSYEGRAEFDESFFTIQ
- a CDS encoding (Fe-S)-binding protein; the protein is MIKNEYYNLSVSSPRCTMDDNSPWAIDFRLYEDISHLFPYINSIAPDSRYFTNPHYIRFSLDGKNCVLYPRSVIITPLEDRVQARQFIDRFFSFINDIEARMNFVEPDDSVFTQAPVIEIYKKLPGTNCGDCGYKTCMAFACAVGAGEIELACCKAPASL
- a CDS encoding DUF2335 domain-containing protein, encoding MPKVKDNKELKGLSNITLPKELEKLPPKEKKELIQIIQATRWSGPIPSPKDLDEYNKIEKGFADRIIKLTEKEQDHRHNFNFELMKNERYLRVLGLCFAFAIIIILLFSTIYLYYISKNEGIVITLIAEIAVIAGLFIYWSGKGKKEET
- a CDS encoding chitobiase/beta-hexosaminidase C-terminal domain-containing protein; amino-acid sequence: MILSLKRLSHLFLATLLLSLGCYDGCSCDSDSDLIGLIAVGKPTFSTARGTNYDVTMHSSTPGATIKYTTDGSDPRTSETAIVGNSVRVGLLTTIKAYAYRLYMEDSEVSAYNVPWYHRNKYVKYTSDGEVDFYYIYEYDCNDKIAIEIYFMDNGDDSRWFNDDDTIDYFKIYEYDEDGLLAKDIIFTNSGDDGEWLTTDDSANSYCAYTYDEGSLIKMTTFGSDDSVDHYFMYDYNDEGLLSIKTRHNSDDTINCYYTFSYNAESQKERQALYNSDDAIQHHITYGYNAGGNLVTEVKYNGPGGDGEWLTGGDDVVENYSAYEYNGDNMIERVISYNGYGDDETWFSDDDAVDHYFGYSYINVDHYYTYEYDAEGNRIREARYLEYGTDTMDYYFTNEYEGNDLTIREKRNIDGSLDYYYAYEYDSEGRRTREEKRGSNNAMDYYYLYSYDGDRLTKKEKRGGAGEGALDYFCEYDYTVDGKITRESTFINPGPNTRTIRWNITIRAGIEDGGYFTITGVNYDVDGLRLGDVIEGDPDDSDFLVRCLEKARGVINNCEISETGITVHGGIGGYCEISAIIDIDFVTRLTIAFDFNDYNDGAGIFNGVITKYLEAHIEYDGSFDSSAFDDSYFDGTFVGELTVTDTNPSWSEEDFTQDSYVIYEYSSANGELERQIKYKDPGMDGSWGDDSDNCIEYYIAYEYNEDDDLELETVYNDPGDDGEWFAGDDDVIESYYTYTYESDNLARRTMYREYGTCITLYNGPGDDDEWFIGNDDSVDYSTFEFEYED